A segment of the Salvia hispanica cultivar TCC Black 2014 unplaced genomic scaffold, UniMelb_Shisp_WGS_1.0 HiC_scaffold_1374, whole genome shotgun sequence genome:
GTGGTATGTTCTGACGTATCAAGCGTTATGGCCAATCTTATTTCCTCTCagaaaagttttatttttttggggttataatattattgtttttcaaatttctgtAGGTACTGCAAATAATGCCGGTGCTATCTTGGTCTTGGGTAGAGATTTGGTGGTTGTACCTAAACTAATTCATCCTTGCCGCCTGCAATTTCATCTCCTGAAACTTCTCCCGAACGCCAGATAGAAGACACATGGATGCAGGTACGATACTTAAATTATCATGCATACATTCTTAATCTGCAACATGTCGTTGAAAGCATCATATGCAATGAGATTGATCATCTCTCCCTTTGGAATCAGGAGCTGAATGCCAACAGACCACCGACACCAACCAGAGGCCGCCCTCAAGTTGCTAACGATCGAGGTTCTCTCGCTTGGATTTAGGTTCCACTTGCAGAATGTTTTCTTACTCTTCTTCTAAGCTCATGCTAACACCTGGGATTTCCAGTGGCTTGTCCATGCATGTACAATGAGAATCTCTCACCGAGCTTCGGAATCTTCACATTCGGAAGGACTCACGAGATGACTGGAGAAGTCGGACCGCACTTGGCCATGATGCAGGCGAATCGGGCTCAGAACGACCTGCTCGGCATGCAAGTCGTGAGGTCACTGCGATAGCTGCTCAGTCTCGTTAGCTCTAGTTTTTTGGTCATGTAGATGTATTGTCTTTTTTGTCATTTGGTGATGTATGAGTGTCTCTTCATGTATAATAGATGGTGCTTGCTTGCTTgtataattcttatttttaatcatactgtgtatcaaataaaatatatcccTTTTTGATTGACATTTGGTTTCAGACCTATCAAATGGAAATGGAGCTTCTACCCCTTACTTCCTCGTTTCCTATACCCGTTATCGAAATATATACTAACAGCAAAGAATTATATGGAACTATGATAAGCAACTGGTATTAATGAATATTGTACATGTCATCATAAAGGTGTTTGTCTGTTGTTTGAGAGATGACTAGTTAAATTGGCACAGAATGCTAAACGATTACTAGACACTACATCTCAAACAGACTAGTTTCACTTGTTATGGTCTTTGAACATAGACTTGTTGGAACCTCGTCTTCAGCGTTTAGTGGTCTTTGAACATACGACTTGTTTGGATCCTCCGTCTTCAGCTTTGGTGGTCGAAGCTCACCCTTCTTAGCCTGTAAAATTACCAAGGCAAGTACTAATTTAACTTGTTACTGCTAACTAAAGGAGTGAATAAAaattctagaaacatataaaCTTGTATGATATAAAGCCAAAGTGTGATCAAGCTAACTTCTAAGTTCTTAATACAGATGGTAATTCAAAGAACTCTGACTTATTAACAAGAATTTtgtgaacttcaatataatgttgatattatgtgtataTTTAATAACAAGATATGCATGATAGATGTTCTATAAACCCAAGACCAATGTATCATAAGCAATGTAAGAATATGATCTTACCTTCTTTCCTCCTTCATGAAATCCCTCCAGCTAGAAACCtattagttaaaaaataaaacctaTGTAATTAGACCAACCCAAGTGTAATGAATATCTAGTTTGCATTTATCGAAAATGAAGAACTAATTCTGTTCTGATTGCTTTGCAATGCAGACAATGTAGTACATTACGGACACTAACCCATTTTCTCTTGTCTTCCCATGCTCCTCGTGTTCAGTCCCACATTTCCTTTGTTCtgcttcatctttctttaatCTACCTTCTTCCTCTGATATCTACGATACACATAAGATAACACTTTAGAAcaaaacagtaaacaactaaagGCATAGAAATTGCCTAGTTATATTTGCAAAAAACTGAGCTAATCATGATGTAACAACTAGGTTTGAAGTTCCTGACGGAGAAGCATACCCTCATCTGCATCTTTCTCCTCCTCCACTCTTGATCTGTTAAGAGTTCTCGAACTTTCAATTTCAACTGCTGCTGGAATTCCTCTGATCGTTCATATTCCTGCTCATATTTCCCCTGTTGTTGCATAAAAGTGCAAGCACAAAATATGTTGGTAATATGTTGAACTTCTATATAGCGCATGAgttcaattatataattagcCAAAGAACTGTCTTCATTACAACTGGAAATAATAGCGACATGTGAGGGGCAAAGGTGAAAATACTCATTGAAAGAGAACGGAGAGTATTTACTTTTGTGAATACAAGTATAACTAACAAATTCAATAGCTCAATAGCATACTTAGATAATCAGGAAAGTTACTTGAGTTGAGAAAATGGTTTTACCTCATCCActaatgattttaatttggttgCAGTGTCTTTTTCAGCTGCTTCTTCCTTTTTGCTCTAAGTTCCTCTGCAACacatattaaatcataatCTTCTTCAGAAATTCATTATTGTAAACTACTATAACAAGCCAAAGAAGAGGTCATAACATGATGAATAGTGAGAAAGAGAAACTGTTCCATCAGAGAATaggatgaaaaaattaaacaagtaCAGTACCTCTTGCAGCATTAACCTGGTTCAGAATATAATCCCTCTCTTGTTGGTCAAGTAATAGTTGCTGAGCTTTAGCTAAAGCTGTTCAGAGAAACAAAAGTCCAACTTCAGAactgaatgttttttttaaaaagcagTAGCTGGAGGAAGATTCTTATAGTGTGACCAATATTTCAGAGacaaatagtatttttttaaccAAATTAGTAACATGGAATAATATTAAGTATAGAGCTTGGTCAACAGTTGCAATGCTGCATTAAGCTCGTGGTACTGATCAAGGCCACATTGTCAGAAGTGAAAATTGGTATATTACTGATCAAACAATATCTTTTCCTTCCAAGATTAAGGGTTGTGTTTGTAATACAATAGtactattacttcattatcttTAATAGGGAGGACCACTATGCACTGTACTAAGTTACTAACCAGACTTTGATGGAGACATGTCAATCAAGAACTAAgcacatatataattaagcgtatgaaatatgaaaaaagcACATAATAAAGCATATGAAACTGAAAAACTCCAACACTAAACTACTCATAACATAGTCTATAAAGAAGTACTATCAAAGATCTCAAAGTTATGCTCCATATGAACACAACTAAATTGAATAAAGGTCCTCAAATAAGTCGTAAGTGTTGACATTGTAGAGTTGGCTAAAAATCTTTTAGACTTATGTGCTCAACTTCGATGCTTCATTACTGTTTCTGAAACAATACAAATCTTCTCATAACAAAAGGTAACCAACAGTCCAACACTATTCTATGAAGCATTAGCAGGATCTATGAACATGATCAAATAGAGTACATTTTACTTGCAAACTTCTAAGTAGTAACTTGCCATTTTGGCATATTGCTTTAGTATATCAGTAGTTTCAGTATAATAAAAGTTACAGGGGGATGAAAAGCAGTTCAGTACAAGTTTGTGCTTTTTGCATccaacataaaataaagttagttTGATAAAGAGGGAATTCTTCAGAAAATAATAACAGCAAAAATTACCTCCAAATGCCTCCTTAGCTTGTGGATGTTTGCATTTGTCAGGATGAACAAGCAATGATAACTGTAAGAGAAAAGACAGCATTTCACCTGCAATTATTTCTCACATATACAAATTAGCCTGTACTTAGCATATTCATAAAAACTAGAAAATCACCTTGCGATATTGCCTTTTCACATCTTCTACAGAGGATGTAAATGGAAGGTTAAGATACTCAAAAGCATTTAACTTGAAACATGAAAGGATCCTACATCAGCCAAACATTAAATGATATGTCAGCTGGAAGTAAACAACTAATATAGATAACTAAATTGAATGAGAATGGACAGTAAGAAGACCTACTAGCAGATAGGTCAATAACTTTGACAAAAACAACAAACTCTGCTTCTAAATATCATGCCCAAAATGCTAAATTGAGCTCATGTTATATATTGGTAGTAATCattctattaatattttcagCAAAGATAGCACTAATTATGAAATCTGCCTCAGTCTCATCGCATTATTCGTTCATGTGTTATCAATTGATGacatgcatatataaatgATGTCACCTACAAAgataacatatttataataatagcaGCCTCAAAACATACATAGCACAAATTTACTAGATGAATCATGAACAAAGAATCAGAAACCTACTAAAAATGCAATTCAGGCAATCTTGGTTTCATCGGTTTATACTCTGCTGTTTTAGATTCTTTGTCTGATTCTAATGCACTAGACTCAGTGGTTCAGTCAGTATTCAGTAAGAGACCTAGGTCCTTAGAAGAATAAGGAAGGCTATACTATTAGCTAGATGGACAATTGAGCAGCCAAAGCTTCTCTGCCCTTATAGTGGTGCTATATACTTGTTCCTTATGTCAGTGACAAAATTGGAAGccctacaaaagaaaaaaaggcaTAGACGCACAAAGGGATATGAATACATAATACTAAAGGTCTTAGAAAATAAAACGGACACATTTCTGCGTCCCACAgtaaccaataaaaaaaagaaagaagatgagCACTTTGAACTAGTTATTCCCCTCTCATTAGAACATTTCCCACGGATGAAAAATCATGTACCTCAACAACCAAAATATATCCTAATCAAACATGAAAAACCAACTGCACCATGCCTTGGTTGGCCTTTCATAACGAGTCAGGGCCCTCAGGGGTGTAGCCACTAGCCAATAAGAGATCAATAATATTTGGTACATGAAGACTTAGGCCCCTTAGGTATATAATAATAGATGATTGTAGTATCAGAACCAATACAAATTAGTAGCCTAGGAAGACAAGAATCATTGCAAGATACCAGTTAGCTTAGTCATCTTCCAGTAAGAATATGTAATGACTATAAGACCATCATCGACATGAAGATAGGGGTAAATCGGTTCCTTACGCACCATCCAAAAACCAATGCAAAATCATATAAAGCTCATATATCAAGAAACTCAAAAGTAACATTCACCCCTAAGCCTAGCTTTGGCTAAGGAAAAGGTGACCGGGAATTTTAAGCGAATGCGACAATCACCTCGGAGGCAatctaaaaaatcaaacaaaagtTTTTACAACAATTCCAGCAGAAGAATGCATCTTGCTGATTATTAGATCCCACCATCCAAAGATTCCCCATTTCATCAGACTGAAATTCAACTGAAACTAGAAACACTACACGAttccattttcaaaatttctcaGGAACAAATACAACTAGGTTGAAAACCATTGGATATGCGCCCAATGAATACATAATGCACAAAAAAGGTACATGACACACACAACAAGTTCCAAGCTCTCTCTATCAATATTGAGAACCAATTTCTTCTcacaagaaacaaaaaaaaaaaaaaaaaaaaaaaaaaaaaaaaaattgattaaccAACCGCGaagtaatagtattaatttaaaaattaaccTGCTAACTTCGTTATCGCGCTCGACCTCGCTGACCTCGGAGAAGAATTTCTTGAGAAGATCATCGTTGAGGGCGGAAGCAGCGGCTGCGGCTGCGGAGGAGGTGGCTTCACTGACGTCACCCATCGGATGTTTCTGATCTTCTCTATTCCCGATTTCCCGTTGTAATAACAGCtcacaaaaatgacaaaacaaatACAGTTTATAATTTGGGGATGAATCCTCTGATGAAATAACTTTTTAGTTTTAGGGCTTTCagtttaatttcataatttgtggaaaactaaattattagttttatttttctattttaatcaGGCGAAATAAATTTGTGTCTCTCCATTTATGCTGAatcactaataaaataaactccTTTTCCACTAatgatatttcaattactattAGTACTCTCTATTTCACGTTACTGATCTTACATTAAAACTAACTTATCACCGcccactaataataatgtgcaAACTTTATTTGTAAAGTGTTACcccatattttcttttatagagAATGCTGAGCCTAACTCAAAATTTTTAACCATACACATACACCTACACGGCTACGCCATTCATCTTATAATATGCATACAGTTATTTTCCATAATTAGTATACAAGGCTCATAACTGCATTAGTTGTTCCGATTTGAATTGAAACCAATGgctttttcttgattttcattcttttatattcaaaaCCAATAGTTTgcgatttgaaaattttgaaattgtaatCAGACCTCCTAATTCACAGTTTTGGTTTTGATTCGACATGTTGAccgataagtcgtattctaagccttggttactggtcagtatgtcgttgaaatgcatgtattatctgcaaaacaatTGCTCAAGTGTGCGTGGATTAAGGGATCCAAGTCAAGGGAGACGATTCGgatgacgcaagtgaaaaggacGCCgcgaagggtgcaatactaatcgatgcatgccagagaaaaggctcgagatggagaagaaggatagtcgggatgatcattaacaatggcataaaagtcaaaacgtgaaggaagtctaccctaaaagcaagggcaagcctccctataaaagaagccacttggagagagagaatagagTTGGTTCCTTAGAGTTCGGTTAGGAGTTCTAAGTTCTCGGTTCTCaaaacacacttagtagaattctctctagaagatcgcCTCTTCAAGCATTGtccaatctctcgttcctcgccacgcctatggtcacttgatgtccaagagtctgccggagaagtcatcaatcCACCGTTCCAGTCAAATTTtgccgtagtagtatagcaaagatcatcgcccggagtggcaaaacaatcgttattttgctttctagtttaatctttacctgCTTTCGTCGTTGGATTTGttgcaaacatttatctttgttgccttttgaagtacttggtgaagatccaaacgttttagttatgaaatttctattccGAATGTCcctttggtttgagtttgcttcattttgcccaggaaagttagatctagttgttgcttttaatttctaagtgttttcttgtCTGGAATTGTTGATCTGAAGTTGTAGTCATGTTTCCATTCTAaatttcgtgcatgagttttcTGTTCTGCGTTGTgatcaccaccttgcatgttagtcagtagaagtaaaactgCAGTTTCACCgttcattttaagtttgagcattttaatcaatggatcttgagttcgaagttatgaatctgagtttagttatggtgtttgtgttcatatgatttttgttaatacttggtgaagaagaaaacgtcaaaatcaactttagtttggaccactttacttttaagttacttttgcttttgctcCACTACTTTTCAGCTTGTACGTGTCCAGACCTGGTCAGAGAGCCACCTAGCCACTGTGATATACCTCACATTGcctaaatttcctcttttaagAATCgtctacttttcatatgcTTCTGagagacaccttgtcccctattttcacgaacaccacACATGCCTcgttattttcacgcctactagtcagtagagtaccacttttatttcttgcctaggtaaaatctcaaccccagcgtggtagctaaccaaaaacacccagaaaagtcaccacagttatccgagcgtgtccatcctcgtgtgAGGATTCGAGGAaccttacctccactatactaaccGGTAGAAGTGGGCTGAGGAAACTTGCTTGAAGCCGGAGTCCAGGTTATTACGTCACAAACGGCTCAGCTgagtcgggaatctcttcctgatcagttggatacattCTAAATTACAACCGAAAAACCAAACAGGCCTTTCATTGACCATGGTTTTGGTTCCAATACATTGATTGTCGATttaattagagcatccacaatggaggCTAGCGGATAGGCCTGGCCCGATGTGCGGGCATAGTCAGATCCGCTAGCTTCCATTGCGGCAATTtaggctagccgatcggcgaGTTCTAGCAGATTCAAGAAGCGCTAAATTGACCGGGCTGCAACAGATGTGCTAGCCGCCATAGTAGGCTCGATTTGCGGACGCTAGCcggttgtatttttttaatgtatttttttatgcattttttatttattgcattttttattacatttttaatgtatttttgaattttttttaattatgtaattttttttaggaggagggagtacctttttttaatttatataaaattattgtattttttattgcattttttaatgtatttttttaataaattagtgaggagtagagtgaggcgggggctcgtgtgtggaagtccggtttttttttaattatgtaaatttttttaattaatgtactttttaaaaaaaatgaaattaatgaatttttccgtatatgtgtcgtaaatttaattccgtattgtgtttaattccataaacttagttgttttttaaattttgtttgttgtgtCTAGCTATGActagcctattgcttgtcctgatgatgtggcaggaggagtTTGTGGCTAGGCTAAACTCATTGTGGATGCTTTTACGACTTGAACGGTCAGTTCCAATTCAACCATGCACCACTAGGTCTAGGGGAAACATCATTTTTGTGGAGAGACTTAATTGAATTGATTCAAGATCAATCGAAGCAAGTCGCAAGCCCTTGATCCCTAACAATTTATCTTGAATTGACTGCAGAGTCAATAAGTTATTGTTGTTTTAGGAAAACGTAGTCAATTTATGCGTTTGATTGATCAATTTACGGTACTCCGTAGTTTATGTGCTATTCCTAGGATATGCATATGCTACTATATACTTCTACTGGTTTGTAGTTACTTAGTACTTAATTGTTGATTATTTAAGCGTAATTCATCATATTCCATAAGTAACACTAAAGCATATCAATGGCTGGTACATGTGCCGAATTTCACATAAACGAAGCATCAACCAACCACAAGTTTTGATGGTTTGCTGCTCAATTCAATGGATGGTTCACGTAATTGTTTTGCACCAGTTCAACAAAAACGCATAAACTATAGGGGATTACAGGCCAAAATTTACAGCTCTATATATTTGTGTATACATCGCAATTCAAGATCCTTAATTTATTGCAATCATGGATTTAGCATTACCACTAGCCCCACGAATCACTGTAGCGGCATCCTCCGAGGTAGAATTAGCCAGACGTCACTGTAGCATCATAGCATTCGATCAACAACAGTAGGGAGGTAAATCAAGCAAGCATCATTACAAACCAATGTTGGGTCACTATTATGCAAGATAAACTTTCCTTGGATCCCAATATAGAGGGACATGGAAAAGGAAGATATTCATCATAATACCGGGATGAAACCAAAAATACCATTAATTTTCATGGAAATCCAACAGTGATGCAAATTTAGAAGGACATAAAGATCAATCACAACCTGACCTAAGGTTGATTAATTGAGCATGCAGGGTAAACAGgccaaaataaatactcactGAGCAAAAGAAGAGCAATGAAGTTGATGAGATAGTTGAATCAACACTTAGGTTGATGCAGGACTAGCAGCAGTCGGAGCTTGTGCCTCATCCTCATTCAAAGAAAGATTGCTTCCCATCACAAAGACCTGACGTTCACTAGAATCTGGTGACCTGGTATCTTCTACAGTACGTGAGGCAGTTGATGTGTTGGTTCCACCATGTTGTGCTATTTGAAGATGATCCATCATTCGTGACATAGTAGCAATTCCAGGACTGCTAGTATTCCTCTGGCCAGCTTCAAGAACTTCACTGTTGGGTTCAGGCGTAGAATTGTTGCGAGCAAATAGTCTTTCCTTCCAACCTCTTGTGCTCTTCGTTATGGACTCTTTGTATCTATGAATACaggaaaaaattattcaaattcagTAAATTACTCATccaaccaaaaaataattattgccttagagaaaattttcttattacaATTTCCTAGCACCGGGCATCCAGTTTTTTTAGATGGTTTTCCTTATAATGACTTAGAAAGTGAACTATATAGACAAAATTCCTTGTACCTAGTTGAAAAAGCACTTAGCCGAGATTTCAGAGAATCTGAAAATGTCTGGAAATCTGAAGGTCCAGCTCTCTCTTGACTGTTGGGAGAAGTGTGGGCAGGAGACCTAGAAAAGAGAATAAGATTTAAGTATGACTGAGTGAACTTTTAAAGGTAAACTGAAAGAAATAAACTACAAATATCTGTGCATACCTATTGCTTGAAGATGTCCCATATTGATATGTCACAGGACTTGATCCCGAGGGTGGAGTCCCAAGCTGTTCAGCTTGAGCAGTAGAAGACcgtgaaataaaattttcagaaTCCCCTCCAACGGTCATATATGGAGAATTAGAGCCAGTGGCAATAACTTCAGGTGGGGGGCTACTGCCTTCTCTATGAGGAAGGGAAGAAGCAGCTGAAGCCTCGTTAGGATGAGTTGAGAATACCAAAAAACGAGGACGGCCATGAGAAGTTCTAT
Coding sequences within it:
- the LOC125198341 gene encoding dnaJ homolog subfamily C member 8-like is translated as MGDVSEATSSAAAAAASALNDDLLKKFFSEVSEVERDNEVSRILSCFKLNAFEYLNLPFTSSVEDVKRQYRKLSLLVHPDKCKHPQAKEAFGALAKAQQLLLDQQERDYILNQVNAAREELRAKRKKQLKKTLQPN
- the LOC125198344 gene encoding E3 ubiquitin-protein ligase RHF2A-like isoform X2; protein product: MVPKKFPVPYVLAVYWLEGSQQELLDAVEQERNMQMNPPRNTTMFHHPALGDFELQHLPVNASESELEERIIQHIAAAAAMGRARQLSRREGQRHRTSHGRPRFLVFSTHPNEASAASSLPHREGSSPPPEVIATGSNSPYMTVGGDSENFISRSSTAQAEQLGTPPSGSSPVTYQYGTSSSNRSPAHTSPNSQERAGPSDFQTFSDSLKSRLSAFSTRYKESITKSTRGWKERLFARNNSTPEPNSEVLEAGQRNTSSPGIATMSRMMDHLQIAQHGGTNTSTASRTVEDTRSPDSSERQVFVMGSNLSLNEDEAQAPTAASPAST
- the LOC125198344 gene encoding E3 ubiquitin-protein ligase RHF2A-like isoform X1, producing MEEGNVSSILTSAAAFVEGGIQEACDDACSICLEAFCDSEPSTLTTCKHEFHLQCILEWCQRSSQCPMCWQSIGLKDPSSQELLDAVEQERNMQMNPPRNTTMFHHPALGDFELQHLPVNASESELEERIIQHIAAAAAMGRARQLSRREGQRHRTSHGRPRFLVFSTHPNEASAASSLPHREGSSPPPEVIATGSNSPYMTVGGDSENFISRSSTAQAEQLGTPPSGSSPVTYQYGTSSSNRSPAHTSPNSQERAGPSDFQTFSDSLKSRLSAFSTRYKESITKSTRGWKERLFARNNSTPEPNSEVLEAGQRNTSSPGIATMSRMMDHLQIAQHGGTNTSTASRTVEDTRSPDSSERQVFVMGSNLSLNEDEAQAPTAASPAST